The window CACCCAGTTATGCCTCGGGGACAGTCACAGTCAACTCTCCAGCTCCGTCGGGCTCGACCCTGCGCGTACGTGTCATAGGGGAAACCTTCCTTGATACGGCCCATCAGCTGGTTACGGCCGGTAAGCCCAACTCTTTCGTTCTTGACCCGACCTGGGTCTCGAAACACAAGGGAAAAACGGTGCTGATCAATTATTCGGTGTTTACCAAACTCAGCCCGCAGTGGTTGTTTTCCCAAGTGCTCCGGGTCCAGCTATAAACGTCAGGCCAACGCTGTCTCGGCTGGCGAAACAATACTGGTCTTACCCCACGGGACTTGCCGGAGCTTAGGTACTCGGCATCGATTCATTCGCTCAGGTACTGCGAGCAGGCGCCGTTCTGACGGTGCAAGTCGCGGCGTCGTACAAAACCCTGGGCCTTGTTCTGATTGCTCTCGCTGATCACTTCTTCTCTGGTGGATTAAGGAGGAACACTCGGTTTTTTATTTCAAATAAGTATTGAGCACTGTGAAAGTTGACAGGTGTTCGAAGGGGAGCGCTCTTGTAGCGTAGATAAAACTGTTAACGGAAAAAGCCTGAAAAAGACATAGCTTACTTAGAGCCTTGTCTGTTCATGTATGGGAGTCTGAAATGAAAAGACAATTTTGCATTGTGCTGTTTTTATTGTTGACGGCTGGCTGTGCAACACATGAATTGGATAGGAGCACTATTGATGAGCCGTCAGGACAGGCTGTTGGCGTCCAAGGCGCAGGTACCGGTCCAGAAATAGCGGCCTATCTCACGGAAGCCTATAACAACGTCTTGACCATGTGTCGCAACAACCCCTCGGCGCCGTCGTTTTTATGCACAGGGGTGACGCTACGGGCAACCCAACACTCCACGCAGTTTCATTTTTGGAATCCCAACCCAGCATCGACGGGCGTCTCTTTTTCCTGGCTGCGTAAAGACGCGAAGTTCAGCAAATTAGTATTTGGCTACAATAACGGCTTTATTCTTTATCCCGATTTTTTTAAACCGACAGGAAAGATCGCATTGGCGGTGCTGTGCTTCTTTCCAGTCGACGGCGCCACTGACCATCGACCTGACGAAGGTTGTGGTCAATATCCCAATCGCCCCAACAGCCGACCTTGCCAATCCCAAGGTATTACCACAGCCGCGCACTATATTGCCCATTTCAACGCTAACGCAGGTATGTACGGTGCATTGTGTGGCTTCGATGTTCGTGACGAGCTGGATGAACGAGGCGCCGTTGCGTTCACCGAGGGCGTGAAGGCCCAGGGGCAACTTCCAGCCTCCGCATTTGGTACGCAGAATGAATTTCGCGTGAGAAAGTGGGCTCAGAATATTGGTCAGACCCTTCCGATTGAGGCCGTTTTTTACATCAATGATACGGGTAAGGTTGGCGCTCAATATGATCAACGGGACTTTAAAACGCAGACCGGCATTTGGATCCCCATGATCAAGATTACGCTTCCCCAAACGGCCGCAAATGACGCGAGATTTGAGTTTATTCCCGCTGATCAGGCTATCTCATCCTGAACCTCTGGGGCTGGGCAGCGGTGATGAAGATGTCTGATTCTTGCGTTGGACGTGTGCCGTCGAGGGGGGGCGAGTCGTTAGGCTGCTCTTGCGCAGGTGGTCCATAGAGGGGGTTCTGGGCTATAATCGCCGCCCTTTTTTGAATCACCTGCCAGGCGATTTCCCATGACCAAACAGGCCGCCGAAGTCGCGAAACGCCGCACTTTCGCCATTATTTCCCACCCCGATGCCGGTAAGACCACCATCACCGAAAAGCTCTTGCTGATGGGCAAGGCGATTGCGGTGGCCGGCACGGTGAAATCTCGCAAGTCCGACCGCCATGCCACCTCCGACTGGATGGAAATGGAAAAACAGCGGGGTATTTCCATTACCACGTCGGTCATGCAGTTCCCGTATCGCGATCACATGATCAACCTGCTCGACACCCCGGGCCACGAAGACTTCTCCGAAGACACCTACCGCACCCTCACGGCGGTGGACTCGGCGCTGATGGTCCTCGACGGCGGTAAAGGCGTCGAGCCACGGACCATCGCCCTGATGGACGTCTGCCGTCTGCGGGACACGCCGATCGTCAGCTTCATCAACAAACTCGACCGTGACATCCGCGACCCGATCGAACTGCTCGACGAGATCGAAGCGGTCCTGAAGATCAAGGCCGCGCCGATCACCTGGCCGATCGGCTGCTATCGCGACTTCAAGGGCGTGTACCACCTGGCCGACGACTACATCATCGTCTACACCGCCGGGCATGGTCATGAACGCACCGAAACCAAAATCATCGAGAAGCTCGACTCCGACGAAGCCCGCGCCCACCTGGGCGACGAGTACGACCGTTTTGTCGAGCAACTGGAGCTGGTGCAAGGCGCCTGCCATGAGTTCGACCAGCAGGAATTCCTCGACGGCCAACTGACCCCGGTGTTCTTCGGTACGGCGTTGGGCAACTTCGGTGTCGACCATGTGCTCGACGCCGTGGTCGATTGGGCACCGCGCCCGCTGGCCCGCGTCGCCAACGAGCGCACCGTGGAGCCGGTGGAAGAGAAGTTCACCGGCTTCGTGTTCAAGATCCAGGCGAACATGGACCCCAAGCACCGCGACCGCATCGCCTTCATGCGCATCTGCTCGGGCAAATACGAAAAAGGCATGAAGATGCGCCATGTGCGCACCGGCAAGGACGTACGCATCGGTGACGCCCTGACGTTCTTCTCCTCGGAACGCGAGCAACTGGAAGAAGCCTTCGCCGGTGACATCATCGGCCTGCACAACCACGGCACCATCCAGATCGGCGACACCTTCACTGAGGGCGAAGCCCTGGGTTTCACCGGCATCCCGCACTTCGCCCCGGAACTGTTCCGCCGCGTGCGCCTGAAAGACCCGCTCAAGTCCAAGCAACTGCGCCAGGGCCTCCAGCAACTGGCCGAGGAAGGCGCCACCCAGGTGTTCTTCCCGACCCGCAGCAACGACATCATCCTCGGCGCTGTCGGTGTGCTGCAGTTCGACGTCGTCGCCAGCCGTTTGAAGGAGGAATACAAGGTCGAGTGCTCCTACGAGCCGATCACCGTGTACTCCGCTCGTTGGGTCGAATGTGGCGACAAGAAGAAATTCGAAGAGTTTTCCAACAAGGCCGTGGAAAACCTCGCCTTGGATGGCGGCGGTCACCTGACCTACCTGGCCCCGACCCGTGTCAACCTGGCGCTGATGGAAGAGCGCTGGCCGGATGTGAACTTCCGTGCGACGCGTGAGCATCACTAAGCGCTGAGCTTTACACCCAGAACCCCGCACCGAAAGCTGCGGGGTTTTTTATTTCCACTTAACGACTGGGCACCACCAACCCCCGGTGGGAGCGAGCCTGCTCGCGATGGCGCAGTGCCAGTCAATCTCAAAGCTGCTGACCCACCGCCATCGCGAGCAGGCTCGCTCCCACACTGGAACTTCAGCGGGCAAAAAAATTGTGTTCGGCCCAGATTCCTCCGTGGGAGCAAAGCTTGCTCGCGATAGCGGAGTGTCAGTCAATCTCAAAGCTGCTGACCCACCGCCATCGCGAGCAGGCTCGCTCCCACACTGGAACTTCAGCGGGCAAAAAAATTGTGTTCGGCCCAGATTCCTCTGTGGGAGCAAAGCTTGCTCGCGATAGCGGTGGGTCAGCTTGCGGGATGTTGAATGTGCCTTCGCCATCGCGGGCAAGCCTTGCTCCCACAAGGTTTCTGGGGTGGGTTGGTAAGTAGGCTCAGTTCATAACCGTTCGGGATAATCCTTATTCGAAACCATTCTGTGCCCGCATGGCATTTCTGTCCGTACATAGGCGTCTTATCTGAGGAACCGACCGTTCAGGATCAGCGTTTCTTGAACGCCGTCAGGCTTAGGGCTTTAACCAGAGAAAAAAAGGAATCGGCTATGAACGCATTTCTACGCGCGATGATTTTGCTGAAGGTTTTGCTGATGCTGTCGCTCGGTTCGTCAGCGGCTTGGGCCGAATGCGATGAGCATGAAAAACAAGCGGCGAACGGACACGTGGCGCAGGGCGAATGGATGCTTGCCGCCAATGAAGAACAGCAACCCGGCGATCAGGATGATGACGATTCGACGATTGATGATGACCCGGATGCCGATGATGGTGGTGAGGGTGATAGCCAGACGTAGAGTTCAGACAAAGAAAACCCCTGCTGCCCGATCCTATATTTGACCGGGCAACAGGGGTTTTTCATGTTCGCAAGTGCATTACGCGTGGCGAGGGAGCTTGCTCCCGCTGGGGCGCGAAGCGGCCCGGTTTTTCAGGACTGCTGCGCAGTCCATCGGGAGCAAGCTCCCTCGCCACAAGTGCTGTATTGCCTTTTGGTTTACGCCGCGCCGTCGAGGAATTGCTCGGCGTAGTGACACGCCACCTGCCGGTTATCCAGCAACCGCAAGGCCGGTTCTTCGGTCTGGCAGCGCTCGGTGGCGTATGGGCAGCGCTTGTGGAAGGCGCAGCCGGACGGTGGGTCGAGCGGGTTGGGCAGTTCGCCGACGATTTTGATCTTCGGCTTGTTCGGGTCCGGGTGGATGGTCGGGGTGGCCGAGAGCAGCGCCTGGGTGTACGGGTGCAGCGGACGGCTGTAGATGGACTCGTTAGGGCCCATTTCCACCGGACGGCCGAGGTACATCACCATCACGTCGTCGGCCACGTGCTGCACCACCGCCAGGTTGTGGGAGATAAACACGTAAGCGGTGTTGAACTCCTGCTGCAGATCCATGAACAGGTTCAGCACCTGGGCCTGGATCGACACGTCCAGCGCCGACGTCGGTTCGTCCGCCACCAGCACCTTGGGTTGCAGCATCATGGCGCGGGCCAGGGCGATGCGCTGGCGTTGGCCGCCGGAGAACATGTGCGGGTAGCGCTGGTAATGCTCGGGGCGCAGGCCCACCTGCTTCATCATCGCCTGGACTTTCTCCCGCCGCTCGGTGGCCGACAGGTTGGTGTTGATGAGCAAGGGCTCGGCCAGTTGATCACCGACTTTCTGCCGTGGGTTGAGGGACGCGTACGGGCTCTGGAACACCATCTGCACGTCTTTGCGCAACTGCTTGCGCTCGGCCTTGTTCGCGCCGGCCACTTCCTGGCCGGCGATCTTCAGGGAGCCGGTGGACGGTTCCTCGATCAGCGTCAGGGCCCGGGCAAGGGTGGATTTGCCGCAACCGGATTCACCCACCACGGCGAGGGTCTTGCCGGCTTCCAGTTCGAACGACACGCCGTTGAGGGCGCGCACGGTCGCATGGCCCTTGAACATGCCACGGGACACTTCGTAATGACGGGTCAGGTCACGGGCGGTAAGTACGACGGCCATCACGCCACCTCCTGGTTCAACGGGTAGAAGCAGCGGGCGAGGCTGTTGGATTTCGGATCGAGGGCCGGGCGTTGTTGACGACAGTTGTCCTGCACATACGGGCAGCGCGGCGACAGCAGGCAGCCTTGCGGACGGTCGTAGCGACCGGGGACGATACCTGGCAGCGTCGCCAGGCGCTCGGCGCCCATGCTGTGTTCCGGAATCGCCGCCAGCAGCGCTTCGCTGTACGGGTGGGCCGGGATGTCGAACAGCTCGGGGACCTTGCCTACTTCCACGGCCTGGCCTGCGTACATCACGCACACGCGCTGGGCGGTTTCAGCCACCACGGCCAAGTCGTGGGTGATCAGCACCAAGCCCATGTTCTGCTCTTTCTGCAGGGCCAGCAGCAGGTCCATGATCTGCGCCTGAATGGTCACGTCGAGGGCGGTGGTCGGTTCGTCGGCGATCAACAGTTTCGGCTCGCCGGCAATCGCCATGGCAATCGCCACACGCTGGCTCATGCCGCCGGACAGTTGGTGCGGGTAGGCGTTCATGCGGCTGGCGGCGCCCGGGATTTCGACTTTCTCCAGCAGTTCGATGGCGCGCTGGCGGGCGGCCTTGCCGGACATCTTCAGGTGCAGGCGCAGCACTTCTTCGATCTGGAAACCCACGGTGTAGCTGGGGTTGAGTGCAGTCATCGGGTCCTGGAACACCATCGCCAGGTCCTTGCCGACGATCTGCCGACGCTGGCGGTTGCTCAGCTTGAGCATGTTCTTGCCATCGAAGTTCAGCGCGTCGGCGGTGACGATGCCGGGGTGCTCGATCAGCCCCATCAGCGCCATCATGGTCACGGATTTACCCGAGCCTGATTCACCGACGATGGCCAGTACTTCACCCTTTTCCACGCTCAGGTCCAGGCCGTCGACCACCGGCACGGCGGTGGCGTCGCCGAAGCGTACGTTGAGATTCTTGATTTCTAGCAGTGACATGGGAATCTCCTCAGGCGGCATTCTTGAGTTTCGGGTCCAGCGCATCGCGCAAACCGTCGCCCATCAGGTTGATTGCCAGCACGCTGAGCAAAATGGTCAAGCCAGGCAGGCTCACCACCCACCAGGCGCGTTCGATGTAGTCTCGGGCCGAGGCCAGCATGGTGCCCCACTCCGGGGTTGGCGGCTGGACGCCCAGGCCGAGGAAGCCCAGGGCGGCGGCGTCGAGGATCGCCGAGGAAAAGCTCAAGGTTGCCTGCACGATCAGCGGCGCCATGCAGTTGGGCAGCACAGTGATGAACATCAGGCGCGGCAGGCCGGCACCGGCCAGGCGGGCGGCGGTCACGTAGTCACGGTTGAGTTCGCCCATCACCGCGGCGCGGGTCAGGCGCACGTAGGACGGCAGCGACACGATGGCGATGGCGATCACGGTGTTGATCAGGCCAGGGCCGAGGATGGCGACAATCGCCACGGCCAACAGCAGCGAGGGCAGGGCGAGCATGATGTCCATCAAACGCATGATGGTCGGGCCGAGCAGGCGCGGGAAGAACCCGGCGAACAGTCCCAGCAGGATGCCCGGGATCAGCGACATCACCACCGACGACAAGCCGATCAGCAGCGACAGACGCGAACCCTGGATCAGCCGCGACAGCAAATCGCGCCCCAGTTCGTCGGTGCCCAGCAAAAATTGCATCTGACCGCCTTCGAGCCAGACCGGCGGTGTCAGCAAAAAGTCGCGGTATTGTTCGCTCGGGTCATGGGGGGCGACCCACGGGGCGAAGATCGCGCAGAACACGATCAGGGTCATGAACATCAGCCCGGCCACGGCGCCCTTGTTGCGGGAAAACGCCTGCCAGAATTCTTTGTAGGGGGACGGGTACAGCAGGCTTTGATCGACTGCTACCGAGGTAGTTGGAGTACTCATGGTTTTGATCTCAGCGCTGGTGACGAATACGTGGGTTGGCAAAGCCGTAGAGGATGTCCACGACGAAGTTGACCAGAATCACCAGGC is drawn from Pseudomonas rhizophila and contains these coding sequences:
- a CDS encoding peptide ABC transporter ATP-binding protein, whose amino-acid sequence is MAVVLTARDLTRHYEVSRGMFKGHATVRALNGVSFELEAGKTLAVVGESGCGKSTLARALTLIEEPSTGSLKIAGQEVAGANKAERKQLRKDVQMVFQSPYASLNPRQKVGDQLAEPLLINTNLSATERREKVQAMMKQVGLRPEHYQRYPHMFSGGQRQRIALARAMMLQPKVLVADEPTSALDVSIQAQVLNLFMDLQQEFNTAYVFISHNLAVVQHVADDVMVMYLGRPVEMGPNESIYSRPLHPYTQALLSATPTIHPDPNKPKIKIVGELPNPLDPPSGCAFHKRCPYATERCQTEEPALRLLDNRQVACHYAEQFLDGAA
- a CDS encoding ABC transporter ATP-binding protein; the encoded protein is MSLLEIKNLNVRFGDATAVPVVDGLDLSVEKGEVLAIVGESGSGKSVTMMALMGLIEHPGIVTADALNFDGKNMLKLSNRQRRQIVGKDLAMVFQDPMTALNPSYTVGFQIEEVLRLHLKMSGKAARQRAIELLEKVEIPGAASRMNAYPHQLSGGMSQRVAIAMAIAGEPKLLIADEPTTALDVTIQAQIMDLLLALQKEQNMGLVLITHDLAVVAETAQRVCVMYAGQAVEVGKVPELFDIPAHPYSEALLAAIPEHSMGAERLATLPGIVPGRYDRPQGCLLSPRCPYVQDNCRQQRPALDPKSNSLARCFYPLNQEVA
- a CDS encoding ABC transporter permease subunit, which translates into the protein MSTPTTSVAVDQSLLYPSPYKEFWQAFSRNKGAVAGLMFMTLIVFCAIFAPWVAPHDPSEQYRDFLLTPPVWLEGGQMQFLLGTDELGRDLLSRLIQGSRLSLLIGLSSVVMSLIPGILLGLFAGFFPRLLGPTIMRLMDIMLALPSLLLAVAIVAILGPGLINTVIAIAIVSLPSYVRLTRAAVMGELNRDYVTAARLAGAGLPRLMFITVLPNCMAPLIVQATLSFSSAILDAAALGFLGLGVQPPTPEWGTMLASARDYIERAWWVVSLPGLTILLSVLAINLMGDGLRDALDPKLKNAA
- a CDS encoding peptide chain release factor 3, whose translation is MTKQAAEVAKRRTFAIISHPDAGKTTITEKLLLMGKAIAVAGTVKSRKSDRHATSDWMEMEKQRGISITTSVMQFPYRDHMINLLDTPGHEDFSEDTYRTLTAVDSALMVLDGGKGVEPRTIALMDVCRLRDTPIVSFINKLDRDIRDPIELLDEIEAVLKIKAAPITWPIGCYRDFKGVYHLADDYIIVYTAGHGHERTETKIIEKLDSDEARAHLGDEYDRFVEQLELVQGACHEFDQQEFLDGQLTPVFFGTALGNFGVDHVLDAVVDWAPRPLARVANERTVEPVEEKFTGFVFKIQANMDPKHRDRIAFMRICSGKYEKGMKMRHVRTGKDVRIGDALTFFSSEREQLEEAFAGDIIGLHNHGTIQIGDTFTEGEALGFTGIPHFAPELFRRVRLKDPLKSKQLRQGLQQLAEEGATQVFFPTRSNDIILGAVGVLQFDVVASRLKEEYKVECSYEPITVYSARWVECGDKKKFEEFSNKAVENLALDGGGHLTYLAPTRVNLALMEERWPDVNFRATREHH